From the Pseudomonas sp. SORT22 genome, one window contains:
- a CDS encoding alkaline phosphatase family protein: MPHPTAVRNVLYIMCDQLRRDYLSCYGHRHLHTPNIDRLAAAGVRFSRAYTQGTICGPSRMSAYTGRYVSSHQVAWNGVPLPLDELTLGDYLRPAGIRTALVGKTHATPNQEALQQLAIDPLMAEQLNEVGFEPVARHDGIFPDDPLFADKRESAPYTRYLRDHGFTGDNPWHSWANAAAGENGEILSGWHMRNADLPTRLPEQHSETVYSTDRAIDFIQAQGEQPWCLHLSYIKPHWPYIAPAPYHALYNASQVQAPIAVQPGNDHPVYVAFRQHQESLNFSREEVRLKVIPTYMGLIKQIDDQLGRLFDVLQSNGRWDDTLIVFTSDHGDFLGDHGLGEKEFLLEPAVGVPLIVRDPRAAADVSRGTVDERLVETIDALPTFLDVLGLPSAEHRLEGRSLIPLLHGTASAWRSYAIAEYDYAFQAPARERLGQPIDRCRMTMVRSERWKYLAYDGFRAQLFDLLNDPQELHDLGADPAYASVREAHQGYLFEWLRSLKRRTTISHAEIERRGQWFRYGEPREDSVVKIGVW; encoded by the coding sequence ATGCCCCACCCCACTGCCGTGCGCAACGTGCTGTACATCATGTGCGACCAACTGCGTCGCGATTACCTCTCGTGCTATGGCCACCGCCATCTGCACACGCCGAACATCGACCGCCTGGCCGCCGCCGGGGTGCGCTTCAGCCGCGCCTACACCCAGGGCACCATCTGCGGCCCGTCGCGGATGTCGGCCTACACCGGGCGTTATGTCAGCAGCCACCAGGTGGCCTGGAACGGCGTGCCGCTGCCGCTGGATGAACTGACCCTCGGTGACTACCTGCGCCCTGCCGGCATCCGCACCGCGCTGGTGGGCAAGACCCACGCCACGCCGAACCAGGAGGCCTTGCAACAGCTGGCCATCGACCCGCTGATGGCCGAGCAGCTCAACGAGGTGGGGTTCGAACCGGTTGCCCGCCACGATGGCATCTTCCCCGACGACCCGCTGTTCGCCGACAAGCGCGAAAGCGCGCCCTACACCCGCTACCTGCGCGACCACGGCTTTACCGGCGACAACCCCTGGCACAGCTGGGCCAATGCCGCCGCAGGCGAAAACGGTGAAATTCTCAGCGGCTGGCACATGCGCAACGCCGACCTGCCCACGCGCCTGCCCGAGCAGCACTCCGAGACGGTCTACAGCACCGACCGCGCCATCGACTTCATCCAGGCCCAGGGCGAGCAGCCCTGGTGCCTGCACCTGTCGTACATCAAGCCGCACTGGCCCTACATCGCCCCGGCGCCTTACCACGCGCTTTACAACGCCAGCCAGGTGCAGGCGCCGATAGCTGTTCAGCCAGGCAACGACCATCCGGTGTATGTCGCGTTCCGCCAGCACCAGGAAAGCCTCAACTTCTCTCGCGAAGAAGTGCGCCTGAAAGTGATCCCCACCTACATGGGCCTGATCAAACAGATCGACGACCAGCTCGGGCGCCTGTTCGATGTGCTGCAAAGCAATGGCCGCTGGGACGACACCCTGATCGTGTTCACCAGTGATCACGGTGATTTTCTCGGCGACCATGGCCTGGGCGAAAAGGAGTTTTTGCTAGAGCCTGCGGTGGGCGTACCGCTGATTGTGCGTGATCCACGGGCGGCGGCGGATGTCAGCCGCGGCACGGTGGATGAGCGATTGGTTGAGACCATCGATGCGCTGCCGACCTTCCTCGACGTGCTGGGGTTGCCGAGTGCCGAGCATCGGCTGGAGGGGCGTTCGCTGATTCCGCTGTTGCATGGCACCGCCAGCGCCTGGCGCAGCTATGCCATCGCCGAATACGACTACGCCTTCCAGGCCCCGGCCCGCGAGCGCCTGGGCCAGCCGATCGACCGTTGCCGGATGACCATGGTGCGCAGCGAGCGCTGGAAGTACCTGGCCTATGACGGCTTTCGCGCACAGCTATTCGACCTGCTCAACGACCCGCAAGAGCTGCACGACCTGGGTGCGGACCCGGCCTATGCCAGCGTGCGCGAGGCCCACCAGGGTTATCTGTTCGAATGGCTCAGGAGCTTGAAGCGGCGGACCACCATCAGCCATGCCGAGATCGAGCGGCGTGGGCAATGGTTTCGCTATGGCGAACCGCGCGAGGACAGCGTGGTGAAGATCGGGGTGTGGTAG